In Selenomonas dianae, a genomic segment contains:
- a CDS encoding sigma factor-like helix-turn-helix DNA-binding protein: protein MERLYYLARLYDLYGGLLTGKQRESLRLHIAEDFSLAEIGEELGITRQAAHDNIRRAERALTEMEETLGLLARQQAQEQALTAVCAKLRALREPITCADVRRIADELEQYTSQEDTKEVGE from the coding sequence ATGGAGCGGCTCTATTACCTCGCAAGACTGTATGATCTCTACGGCGGGCTTCTCACGGGAAAGCAGCGGGAGAGTCTGCGTCTGCACATCGCGGAGGACTTCTCCCTCGCGGAGATCGGCGAGGAGCTCGGTATCACGCGACAGGCGGCGCATGACAATATCCGCCGTGCCGAGCGTGCGCTTACGGAGATGGAGGAGACGCTTGGGCTCCTTGCGCGTCAACAGGCACAGGAGCAGGCACTTACTGCCGTCTGTGCAAAGTTGCGTGCACTCAGAGAACCAATTACGTGCGCTGACGTGCGCCGCATCGCGGACGAACTGGAACAATACACATCACAGGAGGATACGAAGGAGGTGGGAGAATGA